TGGACCTAGCCCTGAGCGCGTAGGCAGCGGGGGGCGCTATGCTGGCTGCGCGATGGCCAAGGCGCCCCCCACCCTGATTGCCGCGCTGGAACGCGGCGAGCCCGCTGCCTTCTTCGGCGAGGTTACGACTGAACACCAGTCCGTGCTGGCGCGTCACGCGCTGCGTCTGGGTCGCCCCCGGCTGGCCGCCCTGTGGAGCGAGGCTGACCCGCTGACGCACGCCTCCGCATGGCTGCGGCTGGGGCAGGCGGAAGAGGCGCTGTCTGTGCTGCGCCCCCTGCCCGACACCGCCCGTCCCGCCGTGCTGCGCGCCCGGGCCGAGTGGCAGCTTGCGGGTGCACAGGCCGAGGGGCCGGCCTCCCATGCCCTTCATTTGGCCCGCCAGGAGGGCGATGTCGGGGCCGTGATCGCCGCCGTCACCCTGCGCGGCGAGCAACTGCTGCCCCGGCCTCACGCTGCCCTGCGCGCCCTGGCCGAGGGCCTGAAAGTGGCAGAGGGAACGGGGCAGCCCAGCGACGCGCATCTGCTGGCCGTGCTGGCCCACGCTCAACTCCCACTGGGTGGGGCCAAGGGTCTGCGGACGGCGGAGAAGGCCCTGGACCGCAGTCTGCCGCGCAGCCCGGCCCGTGTGTTGGCCTTGCTGGCCCTGGCGAGGACGGCGGACGCCAGAGCTGAAGCGGCGGACGGAGAACTGGCAGCGGTGTGGTGGCGCGACTTCAGTCCAGCTCTGTAGCAAGCTATGCCTGCGGAACCGACACCTGAAGCGTCGACCCTCGGAGAGACGGGCGCATAGCACCATCCAGACGATTGTGATCTGGCTGGTGCGTCCCTGATCTACCCCACTGCCGGGTCACCGCATCCCTCAAGCCGTCACCACGTCCAGCCTCGCCAGCCCCCGGATCACGAAGCCGCCGGTGTACTGCCCCGGCTCGTCCGCGTTGGCCAGCCGCAGCCCCGGCAGGGTACGGCACAGCGCCCGCAGGCTCAGGGCCAGTTCCAGGCGGGCCAGCGGCGCTCCCAGACAGTAGTGGATGCCCAGGCCGAAGGTCAGGTGCGGGTTGGGATCGCGGTTCAGATTCAGGGCGCCGGGCTGATCAAATCTGCGCGGATCGCGGTTGCCGCTGGCGTACAGCAGCGAGACGCGGTCCCCCGGATAAAGGGCCGCGCCATGCAACTCCAGCGGCTCCAGCACGATGCGCTCGAACATCGGCAGGGGCGTATCGAAACGCAGCAGTTCCTCGGTGGCGCGGCGGAAGATGGGCAGGCTGTCCTCGTGTGGGGCCGCCGCCACCAGCGCGTCCCAGTGTTCGGGCTGCCGCAGCAGCGCCAGCACCCCGGCCGCCAGCCCGTTGACGCTGGCCTCGTGCCCCGCATTGAGCAGCAGAATGCAGGTGTCGATCAGCTCCTGCTCGCTCAGGCGGTCCCCTGCCTGTTCGGCCTGAACCAGGGCGGTGATCAGGTCGTCCTGCGGCTGACGGCGGCGCTGCCCACCCAGGTCGCGCAGCAGGGCGCTGAAGTCCTGCACGGCGCGTTCGGCATCGGCCTGCGCCTGCGGTCCGGCGCTGGGCTCGTACAGCCGGACGATGGCAGCCGACCAGGGCCGCAGCATGGCGCGGTGTTCAGGCGGCACGCCCAGCAGTTCGGCAATCACCGTGACGGGCAGCGGTTCGGCGTAGTCGGCCACCAGATCGAAAGCGCCGCCGGCCCCCAGACCGCGCAACTGCCGGGCCAGAATCGCCTCGATGCGCGGTTGCAGCCGCTCGACCCGGCGCGGCGTGAAGGCCAGCCCCACCAGCGAACGCAGGCGGGTGTGCTTGGGCGGCTCGCTGTCCAGCATGTGGTTGCCGTTGAAGGCATCGAACTGCGCCTGCGCGGGATCCGGCGGCGGCCAGCCCAGCTCATCACGCGAGTAACGGTGCAGGGCGCTGCGGCCAAAGCGTCTGTCGCGCAGCACCGCACTGATCCCGGCGTGACGGGTCAGCACCACCCGGTTCAGGTGAGGATCGAGAAAGGCCGGCTGTCCCTCGCGCAACTCGGTCAGCAGCGGATAGGGGTTCTGGATGAACGCCGGGTCCGCCACCGGCAGCTGCACGCGCGGCAGGCCCGGTGCGGACAGGGCCGGGAAAACCGTCACAGGAACTGGTGGCCGTCGAGCAGGGCCGTGTCCTTGGTGGCCTCCTGCTCTGCGGCAGCATCCGGCCCTTCAGACAGCTCACGGCGGGCCGCACTGCCCTTGAGGTGCTGGCTGGGCAGCCCGGAGGTGGGCAGGGCCAGGTCATCCGGCAGCACGTGCCGGGCCGACAGCTCGGAAAAGGAGGCCATCAGCGCGCGGTAGCCGCCCAGGAACTGCACGTATTCCTGCCGCGCCCCCGCCAGCCGCGAGGTGTACTCGGTGTGGCGGTCGTTGAATTCGCGTTCCAGCGCGTTGATGCGCTCGGTCTGCACCCGCTCGCGCTCCAGCAGCAACTGGTGGTGCTCGCGCTCCAGATCGGCGAAGCGGGAGTGGAAGGTGGCCTCCAGGGCGGTCATGCGCGCCCCGTGCTGGGCCTCAAGCTCCACGTTGCGGGCCTGGGCCTCGCGCATCATGCCCTCGCCCTGGGCGGTGGCGTGGGCCACGATCAGCTCGCTTTCGCGCGTGGCGTTCTCGCGCATGTCGTGGCCCATCTTCTCGGCGGCCACCACGGCGCGGCGAATCTGGTCCTGGGACGCCTTGAGTTCCTCCAGCTCGCGCTCCAGCCGGGTGCGCGTCTCGCGCTCGCGCAGTTGCTCGCCCAGCAGGCCCTCTAGCTCGTCGGAAATCTGGGCCAGGAAGGTCCGGACGCTGTCGCGGTTGTAGCCGCCAAACCTGCGGGGGAATTCCTGGTGGCGGATGTCCAGCGGGGTCAGCCGGCTGGAATCCCGGCGGGCCGTGCTGCCGGAAGTCAGTTCTGAAGGCAGGTCTCGTGTCGTGTCGGATGTCATTGAAACAGGCTCCTTCCCACCCGCACCAGGGTGGCTCCTGCGCGGACGGCCAGGGGGTAATCGCCACTCATGCCCATGCTCAGCTCACCCAGTCCCAGGTCATGGGCCTGCCGCGCGGTGTCGGTGAAGAGCCGCAGGATACGGCTTTCGGCCTCGGCCTGCGCCACGTCGGCGCCGAATTCCGGGGCCATGACCATCAGGCCGCGCACCGTCAGGCCCGTTTCACGCACGCTTTTCAGGGTATCCACCAGCTCGTCCGCCGGAATGCCATGCTTCTGCGTCTCGCCGTTGTGCAGTTGCAGCAGCAGGTCCGGCGCCCGCCCCCACTTCGCCGCCGCCTCCGCGATGGCCTCGGCCTGCCACGCGGCCTCGATGGCGTGAACCAGCGTCACCGGGCGCAGGTACTTGACCTTGTTGCGCTGCAACGGCCCGATGTAGTGCCACTCCCACTCGGGGCGCTGCGCCGCCTTGTCCCGCAGCTCCTGGGCGCGGCCCTCACCCAGCGGGAAGGTGCCGTAGGCCAGGACATGTTTCTCGATGCTCTCCAGGGTCTGGCCCTTGGTCACAGCCACCAGTTTCGCGCTGCCCGGCGCGCGTCCGGCCTCCTGCTCCAGCGCCCGCAGGTGAAGGGTGACCTCCGGCAGGCTCATGGCCGGGGCCACTGCGGGAACGGGCACGCCCGCGCCGCAGACACGGCGTCCGCATGCCTGCACCGTTGAGCGTCCACATGGATTCTCCGGCCCGCGCCCGGATTTGGCACGGCGCCACACAACGAATTTAAAGAAGGCACTTCTGCATTCTCACCCACCCCGGCGCCCGGCTCAAGTGCGCCGCGTCCTACTCAGGCAGGGGCCAGGGGGGCAATGTTTAACCGCCCGTGGCCTGCCTTCACCCTTCTCAGGGGCCTAGCGGCAACTGTGGACGCAGTGAACGCCCCATCCGGCCCCCGGCCCTGCCCTGCCCGCCCCCCCCAGCGGGCATTTGCGCGGTCAGGGCGAGTTCAAGGATGTGCGAAACTAGGAGAAGAATGCGACACCCCTTAACGCTCGCCGTGACCGCCGTTCTGGCTGCGCCCGCCGTGGCCCAGGCACAGACAGCAGGCACCGTTCAAAACATCACCGTGG
This DNA window, taken from Deinococcus aerolatus, encodes the following:
- a CDS encoding cytochrome P450; amino-acid sequence: MTVFPALSAPGLPRVQLPVADPAFIQNPYPLLTELREGQPAFLDPHLNRVVLTRHAGISAVLRDRRFGRSALHRYSRDELGWPPPDPAQAQFDAFNGNHMLDSEPPKHTRLRSLVGLAFTPRRVERLQPRIEAILARQLRGLGAGGAFDLVADYAEPLPVTVIAELLGVPPEHRAMLRPWSAAIVRLYEPSAGPQAQADAERAVQDFSALLRDLGGQRRRQPQDDLITALVQAEQAGDRLSEQELIDTCILLLNAGHEASVNGLAAGVLALLRQPEHWDALVAAAPHEDSLPIFRRATEELLRFDTPLPMFERIVLEPLELHGAALYPGDRVSLLYASGNRDPRRFDQPGALNLNRDPNPHLTFGLGIHYCLGAPLARLELALSLRALCRTLPGLRLANADEPGQYTGGFVIRGLARLDVVTA
- a CDS encoding DivIVA domain-containing protein, which translates into the protein MTSDTTRDLPSELTSGSTARRDSSRLTPLDIRHQEFPRRFGGYNRDSVRTFLAQISDELEGLLGEQLRERETRTRLERELEELKASQDQIRRAVVAAEKMGHDMRENATRESELIVAHATAQGEGMMREAQARNVELEAQHGARMTALEATFHSRFADLEREHHQLLLERERVQTERINALEREFNDRHTEYTSRLAGARQEYVQFLGGYRALMASFSELSARHVLPDDLALPTSGLPSQHLKGSAARRELSEGPDAAAEQEATKDTALLDGHQFL
- a CDS encoding YggS family pyridoxal phosphate-dependent enzyme; this encodes MSLPEVTLHLRALEQEAGRAPGSAKLVAVTKGQTLESIEKHVLAYGTFPLGEGRAQELRDKAAQRPEWEWHYIGPLQRNKVKYLRPVTLVHAIEAAWQAEAIAEAAAKWGRAPDLLLQLHNGETQKHGIPADELVDTLKSVRETGLTVRGLMVMAPEFGADVAQAEAESRILRLFTDTARQAHDLGLGELSMGMSGDYPLAVRAGATLVRVGRSLFQ